The Candidatus Cloacimonadota bacterium sequence TTTCCCAAACTCACTTTCAGCAAGTTTGATAAATTTCCAAGCTTCGTATTTCATCCTTTCTCCAAAAATTTTATACAGTGCCAATTGTTATTCTATTGATTTATTGTCAAATTTTATTTTTATTTTTTTATGAATAAGTTTTATTGTCCGTGTAAATCAGCGAAAATCCGTGAGCTAAACAGTTTCTATCGAAGCGATTAAGATGCTTTCCTCTGCCAAAGTTGTGAAACCAGCATTCCTGTCAACATCAGCAGACAGCCGATAAATGCGTGGATTTTCAGTTCTTCGCTCAAGATCAAAATCCCGCCAACTACAGCAAAAACTGCTTCCAAACTTAAAATGATAGCGGCATGAGTGGGATGTGCTTTTTTCTGGGCAACGACCTGCAAAGTGAAACCAATCCCAACCGAGATCAATCCTCCGTAAAGCAAAGGAATCAAAGCAGACTGAATAGCAGGAAAAGTCGGTTCTTCAAACAGCAGCATACTGAAAAAGCAGAGAACAGAACAAACCAGGAACTGGATGCAGGCAAGAATGAGAGGTTCGATCTTTTTGGTGAAATTATCGACCAGCAGCACATGTACAGCCCAGAAGGTCGCACTGATGAAAACGAGGAAATTCCCGAAATTCATCTCCACTTTGCTGGAAGCACTCAAAAGATACATTCCGCAAACTGCCAGAAGCGCTCCAATCCAGGTTCCTTTTCCGGTTTTCCTGCTGATGAATATTCCCAGAATCGGCACAAAGATCACATAAAGTCCGGTTATGAATCCAGCATTTCCGGCTGTTGTATAAACAATCCCGGATTGTTGGAATGATGATCCGATAAATAAAATTATCCCGAGAATGATCCCGAATTTCAGGTTAATTTTGAAACTTGATTTTTGGAAAATCTTTTTCCGTTTGATGAATGGAATGAGAAAAATCCCACCCATCAAAAAGCGAATGGAGTTGTAGGTAAACGGTCCGATGAACTGCATTCCAGCTCTCTGGGCAACAAAGGCAAATCCCCAGATGAGAGCGGAAATCAACAAGAGAATGTCTGTGTTCAAGTTATTGGATTTCATTTAATTATGTAGCACAGAATTGCATTCTGTGGAGTTGAAGTTAGGATTATTTTTAGAGTCCACATTTTGCAAAAATGTGCTACAGTCCATAAATCTGGATTGTTTCCCAGGCAATGGATTGCAGGAATTCTCTTTCATCATGAGTAATACTGTCATCATTAACATATTCGATGCCGACCGGACTTTCCTGCCAGAAAGCAGCAAAAAAAGTGCAGACAGCCAGGTAAGTTCCATGCACATTCGGATGACTTCCGTCTCCAACATGCAAAGGAAGATTTTGATCTTGAGTGAGAGAAAGTTCAAATGCTCTGCCGACCGGAACAACGATCACCTCGAGCTGCTCTCCAATGTGATTA is a genomic window containing:
- a CDS encoding DMT family transporter translates to MKSNNLNTDILLLISALIWGFAFVAQRAGMQFIGPFTYNSIRFLMGGIFLIPFIKRKKIFQKSSFKINLKFGIILGIILFIGSSFQQSGIVYTTAGNAGFITGLYVIFVPILGIFISRKTGKGTWIGALLAVCGMYLLSASSKVEMNFGNFLVFISATFWAVHVLLVDNFTKKIEPLILACIQFLVCSVLCFFSMLLFEEPTFPAIQSALIPLLYGGLISVGIGFTLQVVAQKKAHPTHAAIILSLEAVFAVVGGILILSEELKIHAFIGCLLMLTGMLVSQLWQRKAS